In Streptococcus uberis, a single window of DNA contains:
- a CDS encoding PolC-type DNA polymerase III, with product MSDLFVKLMEQIEMPLEMRTSSVFSTADIIEVKVHSVSRLWEFHFQMAEILPIAIYKELDYRLKTTFEQADIKAVFDIKAESIDYSDDFLQAYYQEAFEHAPCNGASFKSTFSKLKVHYEDGKLQIATPQFVNNDHFRKNHIPNLAKQMEAFGFGPIEIEMVPDEEMTQVLKENFTSSRKALLEKAVQETLEAQKSLEAMQPPAEEVTSKPVFDYKERVAQRQAGFEKAEITPMIEIETEENRIVFEGLVFDVERKTTRTGRHIINFKMTDYTSSFAMQKWAKDDDELRKYDLVAKGAWLRVQGNIENNPFTKSLTMNVQQIKEIVHHERKDLMPEGQKRVELHAHTNMSTMDALPTVETLIDTAAKWGHPAIAITDHANVQSFPHGYHRARKAGIKAIFGLEANIVEDKVPISYQPVSMDLHEATYVVFDVETTGLSAMNNDLIQIAASKMYKGNIIEQFDEFIDPGHPLSAFTTELTGITDNHLIGAKPLLQVLEEFQAFCHDTVLVAHNASFDIGFMNANYERNGLPQITQPVIDTLEFARNLYPEYKRHGLGPLTKRFQVSLEHHHMANYDAEATGRLLFIFLKEAREKHGVTDLLDLNIKLVAEDSYKKARIKHATIYVQNQTGLKNIFKLVSLSNVKYFEGVPRIPRTVLDQYRDGLLLGSACSEGEVFDAVLTKGVDAATEVAKYYDFIEIMPPAIYHPLIAKELIKDQEGVQQTILDLIEVGRRLNKPVIATGNVHYIEPEDEIYREIIVRSLGQGAMINRPIGRGEAAQPAPLPKAHFRTTNEMLDEFAFLGKDLAYQVVVQNSQEFADLIEEVEVVKGDLYTPFIEKAEETVAELTYQKAFEIYGNPLPDIIDLRIEKELTSILGNGFAVIYLASQMLVNRSNERGYLVGSRGSVGSSFVATMIGITEVNPMPPHYVCPNCQHSEFITDGSVGSGYDLPNKNCPQCGSPYQKDGQDIPFETFLGFDGDKVPDIDLNFSGDDQPNAHLDVRDIFGEEYAFRAGTVGTVAEKTAYGFVKGFERDYGKYYRDAEVDRLAAGAAGVKRTTGQHPGGIVVIPNYMDVYDFTPVQYPAEDVTASWQTTHFNFHDIDENVLKLDILGHDDPTMIRKLQDLSGIDPKSIPADDPGVMALFSGTDILGVTPEQIGTPTGMLGIPEFGTNFVRGMVNETHPTTFAELLQLSGLSHGTDVWLGNAQDLIKEGIATLKTVIGCRDDIMVYLMHAGLEPKMAFTIMERVRKGMWLKISEDERNSYIQAMRENNVPDWYIESCGKIKYMFPKAHAAAYVLMALRVAYFKVHHPIMYYCAYFSIRAKAFELKTMSGSLDAVKARMEEIALKKKNNEASNVENDLYTTLEIVNEMLERGFKFGKLDLYKSDAIEFQIEGDTLIPPFVALEGLGENVAKQIVKARQDGEFLSKMELRKRGGASQTLVEKMDDMGILGNLPEDNQLSLFDDFF from the coding sequence ATGTCAGACTTATTCGTTAAACTAATGGAACAAATAGAAATGCCACTTGAAATGCGAACTTCAAGTGTTTTTTCGACTGCTGACATTATTGAAGTAAAGGTTCATTCCGTCTCTCGACTTTGGGAATTTCATTTCCAAATGGCAGAAATCTTACCAATTGCTATTTATAAAGAGTTAGACTATCGTCTCAAAACGACCTTTGAACAGGCCGACATTAAAGCCGTTTTTGATATAAAGGCAGAAAGCATTGATTATTCAGATGATTTCTTGCAAGCCTACTATCAGGAGGCTTTTGAACACGCTCCCTGTAACGGTGCCTCCTTTAAATCGACTTTTTCGAAACTCAAGGTGCATTATGAGGACGGAAAATTACAGATTGCCACACCTCAATTTGTTAACAACGATCATTTTCGCAAAAACCACATTCCCAATTTAGCCAAACAAATGGAAGCCTTTGGCTTTGGCCCCATAGAAATTGAAATGGTTCCTGATGAAGAGATGACTCAGGTTTTAAAAGAGAACTTTACCTCTAGCCGTAAGGCCCTTTTGGAAAAAGCGGTGCAGGAAACCTTGGAAGCACAGAAATCCTTGGAAGCTATGCAACCTCCTGCTGAAGAGGTGACAAGTAAGCCGGTCTTCGACTATAAAGAAAGAGTGGCACAAAGACAAGCAGGTTTCGAAAAGGCAGAAATTACGCCGATGATTGAAATCGAAACAGAAGAAAATCGCATTGTTTTTGAGGGCTTGGTTTTTGATGTTGAACGCAAAACCACTCGTACGGGTCGTCATATCATCAATTTTAAAATGACGGACTATACCTCTAGTTTTGCAATGCAAAAATGGGCAAAAGACGATGATGAACTTCGTAAATATGATTTGGTTGCTAAAGGCGCCTGGTTACGGGTTCAGGGGAATATTGAAAATAATCCCTTTACCAAGAGCCTAACCATGAATGTGCAACAAATCAAAGAAATTGTGCATCATGAGCGTAAAGATTTAATGCCTGAAGGGCAAAAACGTGTGGAATTACACGCCCATACCAATATGTCAACCATGGATGCTTTACCAACAGTTGAAACCTTAATTGATACAGCAGCCAAATGGGGACATCCAGCCATAGCAATCACTGACCACGCTAATGTGCAATCTTTTCCTCATGGCTACCATAGAGCTCGAAAAGCTGGCATTAAAGCTATTTTTGGACTAGAGGCCAACATTGTTGAAGATAAGGTTCCTATTTCTTACCAACCGGTTTCAATGGATTTACATGAAGCCACTTATGTTGTCTTTGACGTGGAGACCACAGGTCTGTCAGCAATGAATAACGATTTGATTCAGATTGCTGCTTCAAAAATGTATAAGGGCAATATTATTGAACAATTCGATGAATTTATTGATCCGGGGCATCCATTGTCTGCTTTTACAACGGAATTAACGGGGATTACAGACAATCATCTAATTGGTGCTAAACCCTTGTTACAGGTTCTGGAAGAATTCCAAGCTTTCTGTCACGACACTGTCTTAGTGGCCCATAACGCAAGCTTTGATATTGGCTTTATGAATGCCAATTATGAGCGTAATGGTTTGCCACAAATTACCCAACCGGTCATTGATACTTTGGAGTTTGCGAGAAACCTATATCCAGAATACAAACGTCATGGTTTAGGTCCATTAACCAAACGTTTCCAAGTTTCATTGGAACATCACCACATGGCTAACTATGATGCGGAAGCCACGGGACGTTTGCTCTTTATCTTCTTGAAAGAAGCTAGAGAAAAACATGGTGTCACCGATCTTTTGGATTTAAACATCAAGCTTGTGGCAGAAGATTCTTATAAAAAAGCCAGAATTAAGCATGCAACGATCTATGTCCAAAACCAAACGGGTTTAAAAAACATCTTTAAACTGGTTAGTTTATCAAATGTTAAGTATTTTGAAGGTGTTCCAAGGATTCCTCGGACGGTTTTAGACCAATACCGAGATGGGTTATTACTGGGTTCAGCTTGTTCTGAGGGGGAAGTATTTGACGCCGTGCTAACCAAGGGGGTTGATGCTGCGACGGAAGTTGCTAAGTACTATGACTTCATTGAAATCATGCCTCCGGCAATTTACCACCCCCTTATTGCTAAAGAATTAATCAAAGACCAAGAAGGTGTTCAACAAACTATCTTGGATTTGATTGAGGTTGGTCGTCGCTTGAACAAGCCCGTTATTGCGACTGGGAATGTCCATTATATCGAACCTGAGGATGAGATTTACCGCGAAATTATTGTTCGTTCACTGGGTCAAGGTGCTATGATTAATAGGCCGATTGGTCGAGGGGAAGCGGCACAACCAGCTCCTTTACCAAAAGCTCATTTTAGGACCACAAATGAAATGTTGGACGAGTTTGCCTTTTTAGGAAAAGATTTGGCTTATCAAGTGGTGGTTCAAAATTCGCAAGAATTTGCTGATCTCATTGAAGAAGTGGAAGTGGTTAAAGGTGATCTTTATACGCCATTTATTGAGAAAGCTGAAGAAACCGTTGCGGAGTTGACTTATCAGAAAGCCTTTGAAATTTATGGGAATCCTCTTCCTGATATTATTGACCTTCGTATTGAAAAAGAATTAACCTCAATCTTGGGAAATGGCTTCGCGGTGATTTACTTGGCTTCTCAAATGTTGGTTAATCGTTCCAATGAAAGAGGTTATTTGGTTGGTTCTAGGGGGTCTGTCGGGTCAAGTTTTGTTGCGACCATGATTGGAATAACAGAAGTCAATCCAATGCCTCCTCATTATGTCTGTCCAAATTGCCAGCATTCAGAATTCATTACGGATGGTTCTGTCGGGTCAGGTTATGATTTACCCAATAAAAATTGCCCACAATGTGGTAGTCCTTATCAGAAAGATGGTCAAGATATCCCATTTGAAACCTTCCTAGGATTTGACGGGGATAAGGTACCTGATATTGATTTGAACTTTTCTGGTGATGACCAACCCAATGCCCACTTAGATGTTCGTGATATTTTTGGCGAAGAGTATGCTTTCCGTGCCGGAACTGTTGGTACGGTTGCCGAGAAAACCGCTTACGGCTTCGTAAAAGGTTTTGAACGTGACTATGGAAAATACTACCGTGATGCAGAAGTCGATCGTCTAGCTGCCGGTGCGGCTGGTGTCAAACGAACAACAGGTCAGCACCCGGGTGGAATCGTTGTAATCCCTAACTATATGGATGTTTATGACTTTACACCAGTACAATACCCCGCCGAAGACGTCACAGCTTCTTGGCAGACAACCCACTTTAACTTCCATGATATTGATGAAAACGTCTTAAAACTCGATATTCTGGGTCATGATGATCCTACCATGATACGGAAATTACAAGATTTGTCTGGTATTGATCCCAAGTCTATTCCGGCAGATGATCCTGGTGTCATGGCTTTGTTTTCGGGTACTGACATTTTAGGCGTTACCCCAGAACAAATCGGAACACCAACTGGAATGCTTGGTATTCCCGAATTTGGAACCAACTTCGTCCGTGGAATGGTTAATGAAACGCATCCAACCACTTTTGCCGAATTGCTGCAATTGTCAGGTTTGTCACACGGAACGGATGTTTGGTTAGGAAATGCTCAAGATTTGATCAAAGAGGGGATTGCTACCCTAAAAACAGTTATCGGTTGTCGGGATGACATCATGGTTTATTTGATGCACGCGGGCTTAGAACCGAAAATGGCCTTCACCATCATGGAACGGGTGCGTAAGGGCATGTGGTTGAAAATTTCTGAAGATGAACGCAATTCCTATATTCAAGCCATGCGGGAAAACAATGTCCCCGATTGGTATATTGAATCCTGTGGAAAAATCAAATACATGTTCCCTAAAGCCCATGCAGCTGCTTATGTCTTGATGGCTTTGCGCGTGGCTTACTTTAAAGTACACCACCCGATCATGTACTACTGTGCTTATTTCTCTATTAGGGCAAAAGCTTTTGAATTAAAAACCATGAGTGGAAGCTTAGATGCCGTCAAAGCACGCATGGAAGAGATTGCACTGAAAAAGAAAAATAATGAAGCGTCTAACGTTGAAAATGACCTCTATACCACCTTGGAAATTGTCAATGAAATGTTGGAAAGAGGCTTCAAATTTGGCAAATTAGATCTTTATAAGAGTGATGCCATTGAATTTCAAATTGAAGGGGATACCTTAATCCCACCATTTGTTGCTTTAGAGGGTCTTGGGGAAAATGTGGCCAAACAGATTGTTAAGGCTCGTCAAGATGGTGAATTTCTCTCCAAAATGGAATTACGCAAACGTGGCGGTGCCTCTCAAACCTTGGTTGAAAAAATGGATGACATGGGTATATTAGGTAACCTTCCTGAAGATAACCAATTGAGTTTGTTTGATGATTTCTTTTAA
- a CDS encoding MarR family winged helix-turn-helix transcriptional regulator gives MGEFKNAAVKSMVVMRKAFRTIDAKVSESYKEFELTPTQFAVLDVLYAKGTLKIGELINSMLATSGNMTVVIKNMEKKGWVERIMCPNDKRSFLVSLTEEGERVIKEALPKHIERVEETFSVLTETEQEELIRLLKKFKQS, from the coding sequence ATGGGAGAATTTAAAAATGCTGCTGTTAAATCAATGGTCGTTATGCGTAAAGCTTTTCGAACCATTGATGCAAAAGTATCTGAAAGCTACAAAGAATTTGAACTTACCCCCACTCAATTTGCTGTTTTAGATGTCTTATATGCAAAAGGTACTTTGAAAATTGGTGAGTTAATCAATAGTATGCTAGCGACGTCTGGTAATATGACTGTTGTTATCAAAAATATGGAAAAAAAGGGTTGGGTTGAACGCATTATGTGCCCAAATGACAAACGCTCCTTTTTAGTCAGTTTAACGGAAGAAGGAGAAAGGGTCATTAAAGAAGCACTCCCTAAACATATCGAGCGGGTAGAAGAAACCTTTTCCGTTTTAACAGAAACTGAACAAGAAGAATTGATTCGCTTGCTGAAAAAATTTAAACAGAGTTAA
- a CDS encoding NADPH-dependent FMN reductase: MKNILFIDGSLREGSFNHQLAEEAEKAFAGKATVSYLDWAQVPVFSQDLEANAPESVVKVREAIQAADAIWIFSPVYNFSIPGSVKNLLDWVSRALDLSDPTGPSAINGKVVTVSSVANGGHEQMFAIYNDLIPFIRTTSAGEFTKATVNPEAWGTGVLEISDETKASLAAQAEALLAAVSTEA, encoded by the coding sequence ATGAAAAACATTTTATTCATCGACGGATCATTACGTGAAGGATCATTCAACCATCAATTAGCTGAAGAAGCTGAAAAAGCATTTGCGGGTAAAGCAACAGTTTCTTACCTTGATTGGGCACAAGTTCCTGTATTTAGCCAAGATTTAGAAGCTAATGCTCCTGAATCAGTTGTTAAAGTTCGTGAAGCTATCCAAGCAGCAGATGCTATCTGGATTTTCTCACCAGTTTACAACTTCTCAATTCCAGGTTCAGTGAAAAACCTTCTTGACTGGGTATCACGTGCTCTTGACTTATCTGATCCAACTGGTCCATCAGCAATCAATGGTAAAGTTGTTACGGTATCTTCAGTAGCAAACGGTGGACATGAGCAAATGTTTGCTATTTACAACGATTTAATTCCATTTATCCGTACAACTTCTGCTGGTGAGTTTACAAAAGCTACTGTAAACCCTGAAGCTTGGGGAACTGGAGTTCTTGAAATTTCTGACGAAACAAAAGCAAGTTTAGCTGCACAAGCAGAAGCACTTTTAGCTGCTGTTTCAACTGAAGCTTAA
- the def gene encoding peptide deformylase, with protein sequence MSAQDKIIKASHLITMDDIIREGNPTLRKEASEVSLPLSDEDIILGEKMMQFLKHSQDPVMAEKLGLRGGVGLAAPQLDISKRIIAVLVPNMEDSEGNPPKEAYSLQEIMYNPKIVAHSVQEAALADGEGCLSVDRLVEGYVVRHSRVTVDYYDKKGDKHRIKLKGYNAIVVQHEIDHINGIMFYDRINSQNPFAIKEGMLIIE encoded by the coding sequence ATGTCTGCACAAGATAAAATCATTAAAGCAAGCCATTTGATCACTATGGATGATATTATCCGCGAGGGAAATCCGACTCTCCGAAAAGAAGCAAGTGAAGTTAGCCTTCCTCTTAGTGATGAAGATATCATTCTCGGTGAGAAAATGATGCAATTTTTAAAACATTCCCAAGATCCCGTTATGGCTGAAAAACTAGGCTTAAGGGGTGGTGTTGGATTAGCTGCTCCGCAATTGGATATTTCTAAACGCATTATCGCAGTTCTAGTACCCAATATGGAAGATAGTGAGGGTAATCCACCAAAAGAAGCCTATAGCTTACAAGAAATCATGTACAACCCAAAAATTGTTGCTCATTCTGTACAGGAAGCCGCTTTAGCTGACGGTGAAGGTTGCTTGTCTGTTGATCGTTTGGTCGAAGGCTATGTGGTTCGCCACTCACGCGTAACTGTTGATTACTATGATAAAAAGGGTGATAAACACCGTATAAAACTCAAAGGTTATAACGCCATTGTTGTCCAACATGAAATTGATCATATTAATGGCATTATGTTCTATGATCGCATTAATAGTCAAAACCCATTTGCCATCAAAGAAGGCATGTTGATCATTGAATAA
- a CDS encoding phosphatase PAP2 family protein, whose translation MSSKKYLRYSLLSASMFTLLAFAIINHFKVMTYIDNGLFNLLYDYHSPWLTGVMIGISNIGSPAITSLLLILLILIYRQSSKQALFLMTFYFGTSALALVLKLVIHRSRPLYQLLPDSGFSFPSGHSVCAVLLLLMVLFLLKENPTFLSLCIRCITFVFTLLVLLSRVYLRDHFPTDILASLSLDFSSYYLLLAFIG comes from the coding sequence ATGTCTAGTAAGAAATATTTACGTTATAGTCTGTTATCAGCAAGTATGTTTACTTTATTGGCGTTTGCTATTATTAATCACTTTAAAGTGATGACCTACATTGATAACGGTCTGTTCAATCTTTTATACGATTACCATTCCCCTTGGTTAACAGGGGTGATGATTGGCATTTCCAACATAGGAAGTCCAGCCATCACAAGCCTACTTCTCATCTTACTGATACTCATCTATCGCCAGTCAAGCAAGCAAGCTCTTTTCTTGATGACCTTCTATTTTGGAACAAGTGCTCTTGCACTAGTTTTAAAATTGGTTATCCATAGAAGTCGTCCTTTATATCAACTCTTACCAGATTCCGGCTTCAGCTTCCCGAGTGGTCATAGTGTTTGTGCTGTTTTGTTGTTATTGATGGTTTTATTCCTATTAAAAGAGAATCCTACTTTCTTAAGTTTATGCATTCGTTGTATAACCTTTGTTTTTACACTATTGGTATTACTATCACGGGTTTATTTACGAGACCATTTCCCGACTGATATCTTAGCTTCTTTAAGCCTCGATTTTTCCTCTTATTATTTATTACTTGCCTTTATTGGTTGA
- a CDS encoding RNA degradosome polyphosphate kinase, which yields MPTRYMQNRELAWLRFNERVLVEAEAAEVPLLEKLKFIAIFTSNLDEFFMVRVGTLHDLMLMKKHKIDSKSDMTAAQQIDAILAMMPSLYQKRDRIYQTIMSDLRDFHIRQLRFSELNEEQKTFANRFFKQRVDELISPQIIDMSHPLPFLENKRHYILTELEKDDQKMFGLLPIREDFQQVLTLPGHQVDYILTEELILEKIEKIFNGYKVLNKGIIAVTRNTDLNTDNENQDMFDNYRDFMKAIVKKRKRLNIVRLESQGPLSETSKAFLFDKLGLDEDHYLESQTPLSMEFVFKVMDIVPSAVKNDMLYPKINAYNPYKNTPSIIEKIRQEDQLLSYPYDDIDAFVALLKEIAEDPQCRAIKITIYRLASQSKIAEQLIKAAENGIDVTVLMELKARFDEESNIQYASILEKAGCNVIYGFEEFKTHSKVFLAIFKDSSQNIHFITQLGTGNYNEKTSRIYTDFSLLTANTEIGLDANDFFTHLALGNLNGKYKHLLQAPSSLRQQFVELIDREIAKGKDGYLFFKCNSFTDKVFIDKLVEASQAGCTIKLIIRGITCLLPGVEGVTDNIEIHSIVGRYLEHPRVYIFGKDDQMAMYISSADLMTRNMEERVEIAAPVYDKKIQKRIMTYMTKQFSDTLKGRKISPEGEFLAIPVVKGQKAFSSQDTFIDEAEKQFQRQLRLESVQKVKRKSPLRKFWNHFINK from the coding sequence ATGCCCACGAGATATATGCAAAATCGTGAACTTGCCTGGTTACGTTTTAACGAACGTGTTTTAGTCGAGGCAGAAGCTGCCGAAGTACCTTTACTTGAAAAATTAAAATTCATCGCTATTTTTACTAGTAACCTAGATGAATTTTTCATGGTTCGAGTTGGAACTTTACATGATTTAATGTTAATGAAAAAACATAAAATCGATTCCAAATCTGACATGACCGCAGCCCAACAAATTGATGCCATTTTGGCCATGATGCCATCTTTATACCAAAAACGCGATCGCATTTATCAAACCATTATGTCTGATTTAAGAGATTTTCATATCAGACAACTCCGTTTTTCGGAATTAAACGAAGAACAAAAAACATTTGCCAATCGCTTTTTCAAACAAAGGGTTGATGAACTGATTTCACCGCAAATCATTGACATGAGTCATCCACTTCCTTTTTTGGAAAATAAAAGACATTACATTTTGACAGAGTTGGAAAAAGATGACCAAAAAATGTTTGGCTTGCTTCCTATCAGAGAAGATTTCCAACAAGTCTTGACCTTACCTGGACATCAAGTGGATTATATACTTACCGAAGAATTGATTCTTGAGAAAATCGAGAAAATCTTCAATGGCTATAAGGTTTTAAATAAAGGCATTATTGCTGTCACACGTAATACTGACTTGAATACAGATAATGAAAATCAAGATATGTTTGATAACTATCGTGACTTCATGAAGGCTATTGTGAAGAAAAGAAAACGTCTAAATATCGTCCGACTAGAATCACAAGGTCCTCTTTCAGAAACAAGTAAAGCATTTTTATTTGATAAATTAGGACTTGATGAAGATCATTATTTAGAAAGTCAAACACCTCTAAGCATGGAGTTTGTCTTTAAAGTCATGGATATTGTTCCGTCAGCTGTTAAAAATGACATGCTCTATCCTAAAATTAATGCCTATAATCCATATAAGAATACACCATCTATCATTGAGAAGATTCGCCAAGAAGATCAACTCTTGTCATATCCCTATGATGATATCGATGCCTTTGTTGCCCTTTTGAAAGAAATTGCGGAAGACCCTCAATGTCGTGCCATCAAAATCACCATTTACCGTTTGGCATCTCAGTCTAAAATTGCAGAGCAGTTAATTAAAGCAGCTGAAAATGGCATTGATGTTACCGTTTTGATGGAGTTAAAAGCTCGTTTTGACGAAGAATCCAATATTCAATATGCTAGCATCTTAGAAAAAGCTGGCTGCAATGTCATCTATGGATTCGAAGAATTCAAAACCCATTCCAAAGTCTTCCTGGCTATTTTCAAAGACAGTTCCCAAAATATCCATTTCATAACACAATTAGGTACTGGTAACTATAATGAAAAGACCTCACGGATTTATACCGACTTCTCATTACTAACAGCGAATACTGAAATTGGTTTGGATGCAAATGATTTCTTTACTCACTTAGCTCTTGGTAACTTAAATGGCAAGTATAAACATCTTCTCCAAGCACCATCAAGCTTGCGTCAGCAATTTGTGGAATTGATTGACAGGGAAATAGCCAAAGGAAAAGATGGCTACCTCTTCTTTAAATGCAATTCCTTTACTGACAAGGTCTTCATTGATAAATTAGTAGAGGCATCCCAAGCCGGTTGTACCATTAAATTGATCATTAGAGGTATTACGTGTCTTTTACCTGGTGTTGAAGGCGTAACCGACAATATTGAGATTCATAGTATTGTCGGGCGTTATTTAGAACATCCTCGTGTTTACATTTTTGGTAAAGATGACCAAATGGCTATGTACATCTCTTCAGCCGATTTGATGACACGAAACATGGAAGAAAGGGTTGAAATCGCTGCGCCAGTTTATGATAAAAAAATTCAAAAACGTATCATGACATACATGACCAAACAATTCTCAGATACTTTAAAAGGTCGAAAGATTTCACCAGAAGGAGAATTTTTAGCCATCCCTGTGGTTAAAGGTCAAAAAGCCTTTTCGTCACAAGATACCTTTATAGACGAAGCTGAAAAACAATTTCAGAGACAACTGAGACTTGAATCTGTTCAAAAAGTCAAAAGAAAATCACCGCTTCGCAAATTCTGGAATCATTTCATCAATAAATAA
- a CDS encoding Ppx/GppA phosphatase family protein — MNIAIVDIGSNTIRLNIYRLDKKEYSILFTKKYTASLASYVEDGKLSRDGIDTLKRTISSIEEVTQFVELESIHYFATASLRNVSNQDEVIKEVKDDLNVTIDLLAQSEEARLGHIGIEEVYGQSNGLSIDIGGGSTEIAIFKDKQIVKDFNLSDGSLSFYKKYVEGILPTQDEFSQMSDKVKKSLKKNSDDLPSFDTLIGIGGSVRAIGKVIQKNENLDSPLEFTIDQLKTLSKKLLKKDKKTLVAVFKVAPDRIHTLTPGVVILLEACKDFKVKTIRISNKGIREGYLLDYLNKKTTN, encoded by the coding sequence ATGAACATTGCAATTGTTGATATTGGTTCTAACACCATTCGCCTGAACATTTACCGCCTTGACAAAAAAGAATATTCCATATTATTTACCAAAAAATATACTGCCAGTTTAGCTTCCTATGTGGAAGATGGGAAACTCAGCCGTGATGGCATTGACACCTTGAAAAGGACGATTTCTTCAATTGAGGAAGTCACTCAATTTGTTGAACTTGAATCCATCCATTATTTTGCGACAGCTTCTTTAAGAAATGTCAGCAATCAAGATGAGGTTATCAAAGAAGTTAAAGATGACCTAAATGTCACTATCGATTTATTAGCCCAAAGTGAAGAAGCTCGTTTAGGACACATCGGTATTGAAGAAGTCTATGGCCAATCAAATGGTCTTTCCATCGATATTGGTGGTGGGTCAACAGAGATTGCTATTTTCAAAGACAAGCAAATTGTGAAAGATTTTAACTTATCTGATGGTAGCTTATCATTTTACAAGAAATATGTTGAAGGGATTTTACCAACACAAGATGAATTTAGTCAAATGTCTGATAAAGTCAAAAAATCACTCAAGAAAAACAGCGATGACTTACCAAGCTTTGACACCTTAATTGGGATTGGCGGCAGTGTTCGGGCCATTGGAAAAGTGATTCAAAAAAATGAAAATCTGGATAGCCCCCTTGAATTTACCATTGATCAATTAAAAACCTTGTCTAAAAAACTCTTGAAAAAGGATAAAAAAACCTTGGTGGCTGTTTTCAAAGTGGCTCCTGATCGTATCCATACCTTGACTCCTGGAGTCGTTATTTTATTAGAAGCCTGCAAAGATTTTAAAGTTAAAACCATTCGCATTTCTAATAAAGGTATTCGTGAAGGCTATCTATTAGATTATCTAAACAAGAAGACTACAAACTAA
- a CDS encoding cyclic nucleotide-binding domain-containing protein yields the protein MKTISDTNLLNKLLKKHGLSHFFPSTVQKDLHLLLFQKNEAICLQDQDLDFIGYALEGAVKIVRRLPNGKEHVLETHARPSLIGDIELLTNQKAVTSVIALKSTYFIYLPLRDKKKLLKDPDFLYRIGQVLANNFYQQNVKSTQNMGYTVKERLARHILDQENNGVFGLELSLLADSFGTSYRHIHRVIQQLISQNIIERQAFKSYCITDFKSLEALALKEE from the coding sequence ATGAAGACGATTTCAGACACCAACTTATTAAATAAACTACTAAAGAAACATGGACTTAGTCATTTTTTTCCAAGTACGGTTCAAAAAGACCTTCACTTGCTGCTTTTTCAAAAAAATGAGGCCATTTGTTTACAAGATCAGGACTTGGATTTTATTGGCTATGCTTTAGAAGGAGCTGTCAAAATTGTGAGACGGTTGCCAAATGGTAAGGAGCATGTTTTAGAAACACATGCCAGGCCATCTTTGATTGGAGATATTGAACTCTTGACTAATCAAAAGGCTGTTACTTCGGTCATTGCCTTAAAGTCCACTTACTTCATTTATCTGCCCCTTAGAGACAAAAAAAAGCTTTTAAAAGACCCAGATTTTCTCTATCGAATTGGCCAAGTATTGGCAAATAACTTTTACCAACAAAACGTCAAGTCCACTCAAAATATGGGCTATACGGTCAAAGAGCGTTTGGCCAGACATATTTTAGATCAAGAGAACAACGGTGTCTTTGGTTTAGAATTATCCCTCTTAGCAGATTCTTTTGGGACCAGTTACCGCCATATACATCGAGTCATTCAACAACTGATCAGTCAAAACATTATTGAACGACAAGCTTTCAAAAGCTATTGTATTACTGATTTTAAGTCTTTAGAAGCCTTAGCTTTGAAAGAAGAATAA